Part of the Esox lucius isolate fEsoLuc1 chromosome 25, fEsoLuc1.pri, whole genome shotgun sequence genome, TTCGTCCTCAGACATTTGGTACGCCTCCACAGCTACTGGCTCCTCCGCCTCGGCAGCCTCCCCTGAGCCGGCGTCCTGCCGAACTGGGGTCTCGTCGGCTACTGCTGGTACCTCTTCCACAGGGGCGGCGTCCTCCCGAACTGGGGTCTCGTCGGCTACTGCTGGTACCTCTTCCACAGGGGCGGCGTCCTGCCAAACAGGGGTCTCGTCGGCTACTGCTGGTACCTCTTCCAAAGGGGCGGAGTCCTGCCGAACTGGGGTCTCGTCGGCTACTGCTGGTACCTCTTCCACAGGGGCGGCGTCCTGATGAACTGGGGTCTCGTCGACTACTGCTGGTACCTCTACCACAGGGGCGGTGTCTTGCGGAACTGGGGTCTCGTCGGCTACTGCTGATACCTCTTCCACAGGGGCGGCGTCCTCCCGAACTGGGGTCTCGTCGGCTACTGCTGGTACCTCTTCCACAGGGGCGGTGTCTTGCGGAACTGGGGTCTCGTCGGCTACTGCTGATACCTCTTCCACAGGGGCGGCGTCCTCCCGAACTGGGGTCTCGTCGGCTACTGCTGGTACCTCTTCCACAGGGGCGGAGTCCTGCCGAACTGGGGTCTCGTTGGCTACTGCTGGTACCTCTTCTACAGGGGCAGCCTCTTGTAGaacctgtgtctcctctgttacTGCTGGTACCTCTTCCACTGCTGGTACCTCTTCCACAGGGGCGGCGTCCTGCGGAACTGGGGTCTCGTCGGCTACTGCTTGTACCTCTTCCATAGGGGCGGTGTCCACTGCTACAACCTTTACCACAGATGAGAAGTCTTCTCCTGCAGGGGCCTGTGTCTCTTCTGAGGAATCCTGCTCTACAACTGgtgcctcctcctccccctcaacGGCAACAAGTTCCATGTCCTCGTTAAGGGAAGTCGTAGCCATCTGCTCCTCCTCTATGGCAACTTCCTCAGCAACAAGCTGAAGTATTTCCTCGGGCTCAGTGGTTGCCGCCTCCCCTTCAGATTTGGGCTCTTCGGTTTCCATGACAATTGCCTCGCCTTCTTCACCTGGGGCCTCAGCTACTCCCTCTGCTTTCGGCTCTGGTGGTTGTGGTATATTGTTGGTGGAGGGCAATGATTCCAGAGCCTTGTCTTCTAGGCGTTGGACGGCGGAAATGAGCCTCCTCTCGGCCACGGAGGCGGCCGCTATCTCTGTCCCCACCAGGAGCTTCATGGAAGCAGACAGGATGTCCGACACAGACCCTGGAAGAgtaccaaccccccccccccccccccgacattAGTCATGTTGGTCACTGACAGAAGCCACTTCAGAGGAAGTGTACGAACATGCATATCCACTTCCATCGCAACGATTACAATTTCATGGAGATGTAATGCTAAGCCATTTCTAGTTACCTTAAGTCTTAATATGGTGCCCACAATGAGTGGTACTGATGTTTACATTGTAATCTTACATTCCGTAATGTTCTACGCAGGGATTTTTGCAGCCATGATACAGGGTGTGCTCACGGCAGTGATTACCCATTCTGGGAAGAGGCCTACGTAACGGACTTACCTGTTATTCTCGATCTCACGATCGCTCACCTTGACACCGTTCCGACACCGACCCATTTTGAGGCAGTCTATCACAGGGGAGGGTTCCAGCAGCCATTTCATGCTCCTTGTCGGTTAGTGTCAGTTATTGTCCAGGTAGTCTGCCCAGAAAATTGGTTGCCGGGGGCAACTTACCATTATTCTATTTGATCCTTGTGCGGTCCAATTCCAACAATATAATTAATTTTTACTGACAATCATTAAGTACTATTAATTCATATTTGGCACCATCGTAACATAAAACAACAATTCAATTACACGTAAAAGTCACGGTAATTCCAGATTTGTTTCCTAACTAGGCACCTGGAACTCCTTTTTGCTTTTCAAAAACCCATGGGACCGGTCAGGTCCATCTGCGCTGACAGCTCTTTGTGCCACACGAATTTGTGCCAGTCCTATTAAGCCTGGCAATGACGGACCAATTGGCGCACGACAGTCTCCTCAGAACTGGGCTCCTTCGAAACGTATTGGACCGACATCCGTTCTGACCGTGGCAGGAAGACGTAACACTTTGAAGGAGCATGAATATTGCGTTGTGACTGACCCTACTACAGAAGCAACACAAAGTAGCTGGATAATGAACCGCTGCCCAAATACACACTAAAACCAATGTACACACTAATAAACTAAAAGCGGTGTAATGGTGGGCATGCTGGCATTCACACTGGCAGACCCAATTCTAGTGTCAGGAAGTGGCATTTTGACCATTTAGATTACTTCTTATTGGACTGCCGGTGTGAACAGGAGGTGTGGCCTGGTGAGGACTAAACATTCTACTGTAATTGaaccaagaggaaaatgagCCA contains:
- the mgarp gene encoding fibrous sheath CABYR-binding protein isoform X6 encodes the protein MLFCRAVWQRLGPLARKTVFLPLFKNAGPKRQMSFGIPGGSATNMAYVVLCGGGLTAAVVYAYKTVNGDSERYNDRLVEIGSRQKGEEEAAPSAEEAELAEEAELAAEAVEAPEETAPVDVEDVATVADQPVAEVAVEPEVAEVVATEAVAEVTPEADPEVASEASPGFSEEAPIAEAPAVEAHGEEEEEEAEAAPDAPEAEAVTVAEAPAVEAHGSVSDILSASMKLLVGTEIAAASVAERRLISAVQRLEDKALESLPSTNNIPQPPEPKAEGVAEAPGEEGEAIVMETEEPKSEGEAATTEPEEILQLVAEEVAIEEEQMATTSLNEDMELVAVEGEEEAPVVEQDSSEETQAPAGEDFSSVVKVVAVDTAPMEEVQAVADETPVPQDAAPVEEVPAVADETPVREDAAPVEEVSAVADETPVPQDTAPVEEVPAVADETPVREDAAPVEEVSAVADETPVPQDTAPVVEVPAVVDETPVHQDAAPVEEVPAVADETPVRQDSAPLEEVPAVADETPVWQDAAPVEEVPAVADETPVREDAAPVEEVPAVADETPVRQDAGSGEAAEAEEPVAVEAYQMSEDEELVIQAAALAAASVSDAVDVETEAASVEVKKAEQGDECHCKAQASGEVEVAEAEAAPVEVGPLEEAALESVDEVEAPRDVMEVLQEAMPESEVVILAEGKTELVEVEGQTTRTVKRSCSVM
- the mgarp gene encoding fibrous sheath CABYR-binding protein isoform X1 codes for the protein MLFCRAVWQRLGPLARKTVFLPLFKNAGPKRQMSFGIPGGSATNMAYVVLCGGGLTAAVVYAYKTVNGDSERYNDRLVEIGSRQKGEEEAAPSAEEAELAEEAELAAEAVEAPEETAPVDVEDVATVADQPVAEVAVEPEVAEVVATEAVAEVTPEADPEVASEASPGFSEEAPIAEAPAVEAHGEEEEEEAEAAPDAPEAEAVTVAEAPAVEAHGSVSDILSASMKLLVGTEIAAASVAERRLISAVQRLEDKALESLPSTNNIPQPPEPKAEGVAEAPGEEGEAIVMETEEPKSEGEAATTEPEEILQLVAEEVAIEEEQMATTSLNEDMELVAVEGEEEAPVVEQDSSEETQAPAGEDFSSVVKVVAVDTAPMEEVQAVADETPVPQDAAPVEEVPAVEEVPAVTEETQVLQEAAPVEEVPAVANETPVRQDSAPVEEVPAVADETPVREDAAPVEEVSAVADETPVPQDTAPVEEVPAVADETPVREDAAPVEEVSAVADETPVPQDTAPVVEVPAVVDETPVHQDAAPVEEVPAVADETPVRQDSAPLEEVPAVADETPVWQDAAPVEEVPAVADETPVREDAAPVEEVPAVADETPVRQDAGSGEAAEAEEPVAVEAYQMSEDEELVIQAAALAAASVSDAVDVETEAASVEVKKAEQGDECHCKAQASGEVEVAEAEAAPVEVGPLEEAALESVDEVEAPRDVMEVLQEAMPESEVVILAEGKTELVEVEGQTTRTVKRSCSVM
- the mgarp gene encoding fibrous sheath CABYR-binding protein isoform X4, translated to MLFCRAVWQRLGPLARKTVFLPLFKNAGPKRQMSFGIPGGSATNMAYVVLCGGGLTAAVVYAYKTVNGDSERYNDRLVEIGSRQKGEEEAAPSAEEAELAEEAELAAEAVEAPEETAPVDVEDVATVADQPVAEVAVEPEVAEVVATEAVAEVTPEADPEVASEASPGFSEEAPIAEAPAVEAHGEEEEEEAEAAPDAPEAEAVTVAEAPAVEAHGSVSDILSASMKLLVGTEIAAASVAERRLISAVQRLEDKALESLPSTNNIPQPPEPKAEGVAEAPGEEGEAIVMETEEPKSEGEAATTEPEEILQLVAEEVAIEEEQMATTSLNEDMELVAVEGEEEAPVVEQDSSEETQAPAGEDFSSVVKVVAVDTAPMEEVQAVADETPVPQDAAPVEEVPAVEEVPAVTEETQVLQEAAPVEEVPAVADETPVREDAAPVEEVSAVADETPVPQDTAPVEEVPAVADETPVREDAAPVEEVSAVADETPVPQDTAPVVEVPAVVDETPVHQDAAPVEEVPAVADETPVRQDSAPLEEVPAVADETPVWQDAAPVEEVPAVADETPVREDAAPVEEVPAVADETPVRQDAGSGEAAEAEEPVAVEAYQMSEDEELVIQAAALAAASVSDAVDVETEAASVEVKKAEQGDECHCKAQASGEVEVAEAEAAPVEVGPLEEAALESVDEVEAPRDVMEVLQEAMPESEVVILAEGKTELVEVEGQTTRTVKRSCSVM
- the mgarp gene encoding fibrous sheath CABYR-binding protein isoform X2 translates to MLFCRAVWQRLGPLARKTVFLPLFKNAGPKRQMSFGIPGGSATNMAYVVLCGGGLTAAVVYAYKTVNGDSERYNDRLVEIGSRQKGEEEAAPSAEEAELAEEAELAAEAVEAPEETAPVDVEDVATVADQPVAEVAVEPEVAEVVATEAVAEVTPEADPEVASEASPGFSEEAPIAEAPAVEAHGEEEEEEAEAAPDAPEAEAVTVAEAPAVEAHGSVSDILSASMKLLVGTEIAAASVAERRLISAVQRLEDKALESLPSTNNIPQPPEPKAEGVAEAPGEEGEAIVMETEEPKSEGEAATTEPEEILQLVAEEVAIEEEQMATTSLNEDMELVAVEGEEEAPVVEQDSSEETQAPAGEDFSSVVKVVAVDTAPMEEVQAVADETPVPQDAAPVEEVPAVEEVPAVTEETQVLQEAAPVEEVPAVANETPVRQDSAPVEEVPAVADETPVREDAAPVEEVSAVADETPVPQDTAPVEEVPAVADETPVREDAAPVEEVSAVADETPVPQDTAPVVEVPAVVDETPVHQDAAPVEEVPAVADETPVRQDSAPLEEVPAVADETPVWQDAAPVEEVPAVADETPVREDAAPVEEVPAVADETPVRQDAGSGEAAEAEEPVAVEAYQMSEDEELVIQAAALAAASVSDAVDVETEAASVEVKKAEQGDECHCKAQASGEVEVAEAEAAPVEVGPLEEAALESVDEVEAPRDVMEVLQEAMPESEVVILAEGKTELVEVEGAQSMSLTLVTAQS
- the mgarp gene encoding fibrous sheath CABYR-binding protein isoform X5, whose protein sequence is MLFCRAVWQRLGPLARKTVFLPLFKNAGPKRQMSFGIPGGSATNMAYVVLCGGGLTAAVVYAYKTVNGDSERYNDRLVEIGSRQKGEEEAAPSAEEAELAEEAELAAEAVEAPEETAPVDVEDVATVADQPVAEVAVEPEVAEVVATEAVAEVTPEADPEVASEASPGFSEEAPIAEAPAVEAHGEEEEEEAEAAPDAPEAEAVTVAEAPAVEAHGSVSDILSASMKLLVGTEIAAASVAERRLISAVQRLEDKALESLPSTNNIPQPPEPKAEGVAEAPGEEGEAIVMETEEPKSEGEAATTEPEEILQLVAEEVAIEEEQMATTSLNEDMELVAVEGEEEAPVVEQDSSEETQAPAGEDFSSVVKVVAVDTAPMEEVQAVADETPVPQDAAPVEEVPAVANETPVRQDSAPVEEVPAVADETPVREDAAPVEEVSAVADETPVPQDTAPVEEVPAVADETPVREDAAPVEEVSAVADETPVPQDTAPVVEVPAVVDETPVHQDAAPVEEVPAVADETPVRQDSAPLEEVPAVADETPVWQDAAPVEEVPAVADETPVREDAAPVEEVPAVADETPVRQDAGSGEAAEAEEPVAVEAYQMSEDEELVIQAAALAAASVSDAVDVETEAASVEVKKAEQGDECHCKAQASGEVEVAEAEAAPVEVGPLEEAALESVDEVEAPRDVMEVLQEAMPESEVVILAEGKTELVEVEGQTTRTVKRSCSVM
- the mgarp gene encoding fibrous sheath CABYR-binding protein isoform X3; this translates as MLFCRAVWQRLGPLARKTVFLPLFKNAGPKRQMSFGIPGGSATNMAYVVLCGGGLTAAVVYAYKTVNGDSERYNDRLVEIGSRQKGEEEAAPSAEEAELAEEAELAAEAVEAPEETAPVDVEDVATVADQPVAEVAVEPEVAEVVATEAVAEVTPEADPEVASEASPGFSEEAPIAEAPAVEAHGEEEEEEAEAAPDAPEAEAVTVAEAPAVEAHGSVSDILSASMKLLVGTEIAAASVAERRLISAVQRLEDKALESLPSTNNIPQPPEPKAEGVAEAPGEEGEAIVMETEEPKSEGEAATTEPEEILQLVAEEVAIEEEQMATTSLNEDMELVAVEGEEEAPVVEQDSSEETQAPAGEDFSSVVKVVAVDTAPMEEVQAVADETPVPQDAAPVEEVPAVEEVPAVTEETQVLQEAAPVEEVPAVANETPVRQDSAPVEEVPAVADETPVREDAAPVEEVSAVADETPVPQDTAPVEEVPAVADETPVREDAAPVEEVSAVADETPVPQDTAPVVEVPAVVDETPVHQDAAPVEEVPAVADETPVRQDSAPLEEVPAVADETPVWQDAAPVEEVPAVADETPVRQDAGSGEAAEAEEPVAVEAYQMSEDEELVIQAAALAAASVSDAVDVETEAASVEVKKAEQGDECHCKAQASGEVEVAEAEAAPVEVGPLEEAALESVDEVEAPRDVMEVLQEAMPESEVVILAEGKTELVEVEGQTTRTVKRSCSVM